One stretch of Oncorhynchus clarkii lewisi isolate Uvic-CL-2024 chromosome 1, UVic_Ocla_1.0, whole genome shotgun sequence DNA includes these proteins:
- the LOC139416638 gene encoding uncharacterized protein, with protein sequence MNSVLSVYLLASLSLYCLLLTVGKGEGQFVPGRCECYDTKITVRGPLSDLKVTLKGLTCNTDQIIVVMKRTSEPVCVNPMGQLGKQLLRCWKKTSGLDKKRCLRRRRGQGKRGQKQRKLRGQSKESKRRATPIPALG encoded by the exons ATGaactctgtcctgtctgtttaCCTGCTGGCGAGTCTGTCACTTTACTGCCTACTGCTTACAG TGGGTAAAGGTGAAGGGCAGTTTGTTCCAGGGAGGTGTGAGTGTTATGACACAAAGATAACTGTCAGAGGACCACTGTCTGACCTCAAAGTCACACTCAAAGGCCTCACCTGCAACACTGACCAAATCAT agTGGTAATGAAGAGGACcagtgagcctgtgtgtgtgaatCCAATGGGACAACTGGGAAAACAGCTACTGCGCTGCTGGAAGAA aacCAGCGGATTGGATAAGAAGAGGTGtctgagaaggaggagagggcaggggaaACGAGGACAGAAACAGAGGAAACTCAGGGGGCAATCTAAAGAGAGCAAAAGAAGGGCAACACCAATCCCTGCCTTAGGGTGA